The Natronoglycomyces albus genome has a segment encoding these proteins:
- the rplI gene encoding 50S ribosomal protein L9 has product MKIILTHEVANLGSAGDVVEVKRGYARNYLLPQGYAINWTKGGQKEVDVIRRGREARDIRDLDQAKAVADQLKQADAHIVARVGDNGRLFGSITPVDIVEAVTKAGGPSIDRRRVELDGQIKSIGTYDVSVKLHPEVTAKFKLQVTPAKRAKGKKKGK; this is encoded by the coding sequence ATGAAGATCATTCTGACGCACGAAGTGGCGAACCTGGGTTCCGCCGGAGACGTCGTGGAAGTTAAGCGCGGTTACGCGCGTAACTACCTGCTGCCGCAGGGATACGCGATCAACTGGACCAAGGGTGGCCAAAAAGAGGTCGACGTGATTCGCCGTGGCCGCGAGGCGCGCGACATTCGTGACCTCGACCAGGCCAAGGCCGTTGCCGACCAGCTGAAGCAGGCTGACGCCCACATTGTGGCGCGAGTAGGCGACAACGGTCGTCTCTTCGGTTCCATCACGCCGGTGGACATTGTCGAGGCCGTGACCAAGGCCGGTGGCCCCAGCATCGACCGTCGTCGCGTGGAGCTGGATGGACAGATCAAGTCCATCGGCACCTACGACGTGAGCGTGAAGCTGCACCCGGAAGTGACCGCGAAGTTCAAGCTTCAGGTGACCCCGGCCAAGCGCGCTAAGGGCAAGAAAAAAGGCAAGTAG
- the rpsR gene encoding 30S ribosomal protein S18 yields the protein MASSKAAPLRKPKKKSNPLDKEGIKYVDYKDTALLRKFISDRGKIRARRVTGVTSQQQRQIASAVKNAREMALLPYTSQSR from the coding sequence ATGGCTAGCTCCAAAGCTGCGCCGCTGCGGAAGCCCAAGAAGAAGTCCAACCCTCTTGACAAAGAGGGCATCAAATACGTCGACTACAAGGACACCGCCCTGCTGCGGAAGTTCATCTCCGACCGGGGCAAGATCCGTGCCCGCCGTGTCACCGGGGTGACCTCTCAGCAGCAGCGTCAGATCGCCTCGGCGGTCAAGAACGCTCGCGAGATGGCGCTGCTTCCTTACACGAGCCAGAGCCGGTAG